One segment of Haloplanus natans DSM 17983 DNA contains the following:
- a CDS encoding 30S ribosomal protein S17e, producing MAIKPKYVKQLGGILLERYPEAFNTDFETNKDSVTQLTNVESKGVRNRIAGYITRKKASAAANA from the coding sequence ATGGCGATCAAACCCAAATACGTCAAACAGCTTGGGGGTATCCTCCTGGAGCGGTATCCGGAGGCGTTCAACACCGACTTCGAGACCAACAAGGACAGCGTCACCCAGTTGACCAACGTGGAGTCGAAGGGTGTCCGCAACCGCATCGCGGGCTACATCACGCGAAAGAAGGCGAGCGCGGCCGCCAACGCCTGA
- a CDS encoding DUF447 domain-containing protein — MNGSDGEGADWPVTLRGVTESVVATLGPNDRWNQAALGLHAPDDDGDPVTAVTWGTTRTRGNFGRRGGGVIQFTTDPREFVDAALDVTETNDPVRDGAAAWVDVDARRIEEGVDEGTEWVRWALTPRSATVRERTVPTINRGFYAVVDATVAASRLDVPAFDTETLLDRLDYFAETVERCGGPAEREAFDRIDDLTGWRDRRNESF; from the coding sequence GTGAACGGAAGCGACGGAGAGGGGGCCGACTGGCCCGTCACCCTCCGCGGCGTCACCGAATCGGTCGTGGCGACGCTCGGTCCGAACGACCGCTGGAACCAGGCGGCGCTCGGCTTGCACGCGCCCGACGACGACGGCGACCCCGTGACGGCCGTGACCTGGGGGACGACCCGGACCCGCGGCAACTTCGGGCGGCGGGGCGGGGGTGTGATCCAGTTCACGACCGACCCCCGCGAGTTCGTCGACGCGGCCCTCGACGTGACGGAGACGAACGATCCGGTTCGGGACGGTGCGGCCGCCTGGGTCGACGTGGACGCCCGACGGATCGAGGAGGGGGTCGACGAGGGCACCGAGTGGGTTCGCTGGGCGCTCACGCCGCGGTCGGCGACCGTCCGCGAGCGCACCGTCCCGACGATCAACCGCGGCTTCTACGCCGTGGTCGACGCGACGGTCGCCGCGTCGCGACTGGACGTGCCCGCCTTCGACACCGAAACGCTCCTGGACCGCCTCGACTACTTCGCCGAGACCGTCGAGCGCTGTGGCGGACCGGCCGAGCGCGAGGCGTTCGACCGGATCGACGACCTGACCGGGTGGCGGGACCGACGGAACGAATCGTTTTAG
- a CDS encoding triphosphoribosyl-dephospho-CoA synthase, with protein MSSADHAELALTLEVASTPKPGNVDRHRDHDDLRFEQFLAGAVGSRPGLELAAGDAGLGDAFERAVRGMSQQSGGNTQFGCLLLLVPLVRAAATDRLSPDGLRDVTGATTVDDAAAFYRAFEYVDVAVDDPPDEAPDLDVRRGADAVPALRDRGLTLADVMEMSADHDANAAEWTGGFGRVFDAADRVLDDDGPVTDRLARAFLDLLAERPDTLVAIDHGTDRARAVSREADAVRGDLDAAETLADRFLDEGINPGTTADLTAATAFVALERGVPV; from the coding sequence ATGTCCTCCGCCGACCACGCCGAACTCGCCCTCACGCTGGAGGTGGCGAGTACGCCCAAACCGGGCAACGTCGACCGCCACCGCGACCACGACGACCTGCGCTTCGAACAGTTCCTAGCCGGGGCGGTGGGGTCGCGGCCGGGACTGGAACTGGCCGCCGGCGACGCCGGCCTCGGCGACGCCTTCGAGCGCGCGGTCCGGGGGATGAGCCAGCAGTCCGGCGGCAACACGCAGTTCGGCTGTCTGCTCCTCCTCGTGCCGCTGGTTCGCGCCGCCGCGACCGATCGCCTCTCGCCGGACGGCCTGCGGGATGTCACCGGGGCGACGACCGTCGACGACGCCGCCGCGTTCTACCGTGCCTTCGAGTACGTCGACGTGGCGGTCGACGACCCGCCTGACGAAGCACCGGACCTCGACGTACGTCGCGGCGCCGACGCCGTGCCCGCGCTCCGTGATCGGGGACTGACACTCGCCGACGTGATGGAGATGAGCGCCGACCACGACGCCAACGCGGCCGAGTGGACGGGCGGCTTCGGGCGGGTCTTCGACGCCGCCGATCGGGTCCTCGACGACGACGGTCCGGTTACCGACCGCCTCGCCCGCGCCTTCCTCGATCTGTTGGCCGAGCGCCCCGACACGCTCGTCGCTATCGACCACGGCACGGACCGGGCGCGGGCGGTGAGCCGCGAGGCCGACGCGGTCCGGGGGGACCTCGACGCGGCCGAGACGCTGGCAGACCGCTTTCTCGACGAGGGGATCAACCCGGGAACGACCGCGGACCTCACCGCCGCGACGGCCTTCGTCGCGCTCGAACGGGGGGTGCCAGTGTGA
- a CDS encoding tRNA-dihydrouridine synthase, protein MLALASLSGAADAEWARSGAEYADLALLGGVALDADSRAAARKLVARGREEFLTADPLSFVESQLSALDDAPVRAGVNVRSATLDPIREAAAVCADHGAILEINAHCRQDELCAVGCGETLLRDTARLATYVSAASDAGATVSVKMRTEVSGVDLPATAHAVADAGADAVHVDAMDSEPVIADVAAASDAYLLANNGVRDRETAWEYLAYGADGVSVGRPSDDPAVLERVARAVDDWKRRGQDGDHRDGVVPG, encoded by the coding sequence ATGCTCGCGCTCGCCAGCCTCAGCGGCGCGGCCGACGCCGAGTGGGCGCGCTCGGGCGCCGAGTACGCCGACCTCGCTCTCCTCGGCGGCGTCGCCCTCGACGCCGACTCGCGGGCCGCCGCCCGCAAACTCGTCGCCCGCGGGCGCGAGGAGTTCCTCACCGCCGACCCCCTCTCGTTCGTCGAGTCCCAACTCTCGGCTCTGGACGACGCCCCCGTCCGCGCCGGCGTGAACGTCCGGAGCGCGACGCTCGATCCGATCCGCGAGGCCGCGGCGGTCTGTGCCGATCACGGCGCAATCCTGGAGATCAACGCCCACTGCCGGCAGGACGAACTGTGTGCTGTCGGCTGTGGCGAGACACTCCTCCGCGATACGGCGCGTCTCGCGACGTACGTCTCGGCCGCGAGCGACGCGGGCGCGACGGTGAGCGTGAAGATGCGGACGGAAGTGTCGGGGGTCGACCTGCCCGCCACTGCCCACGCCGTCGCCGACGCCGGCGCCGACGCCGTCCACGTCGACGCGATGGATTCCGAACCCGTGATCGCCGACGTGGCTGCCGCGAGCGACGCCTACCTCCTCGCCAACAACGGCGTTCGCGACCGAGAGACGGCGTGGGAGTATCTCGCGTACGGCGCCGACGGCGTCAGCGTCGGGCGCCCGAGCGACGACCCGGCGGTTCTCGAACGGGTCGCCCGCGCCGTCGACGACTGGAAGCGTCGTGGGCAGGACGGCGACCATCGCGACGGGGTGGTTCCGGGATGA
- the cofD gene encoding 2-phospho-L-lactate transferase, with the protein MVTFLAGGTGTPKLLDGVDAAFDPAEVTVVGNTGDDVELGGHLVCPDLDTVLFAGGGTLDRETWWGIDGDTTATHDELGRLADAAGLESGPRYLPDARQTTGRRIARWRRFSGVAEFMEIGDRDRAVHVTRTSLLDEGATLTEATRTLADAFDLAVDLLPMSDDPVATIVHTDAGAMHFQEYWVARRADPPVEDVEFRGSKTAEPTVAVRDALDAPVVIGPSNPVTSVGPIRALPGVDDALAETPVVAVSPFIEDEAFSGPVAALMRGVGLDPSTAGVADAYPFVDAFVLDTDDGTDLDRPVVHTDTRIDGAADARRVVDAVATALAEVT; encoded by the coding sequence ATGGTTACGTTCCTCGCCGGCGGAACGGGTACGCCGAAACTCCTCGATGGCGTCGACGCCGCGTTCGATCCCGCCGAGGTGACCGTCGTCGGAAACACCGGCGACGACGTGGAACTCGGCGGGCACCTCGTCTGTCCCGACCTCGATACGGTGCTCTTTGCCGGCGGCGGCACCCTCGACCGCGAGACGTGGTGGGGGATCGACGGCGACACGACCGCAACCCACGACGAACTCGGGCGACTGGCCGACGCCGCCGGACTGGAGTCCGGCCCGCGCTATCTCCCCGACGCCCGACAGACGACCGGCCGTCGGATCGCCCGCTGGCGCCGGTTCTCCGGCGTCGCGGAGTTCATGGAGATCGGTGACCGCGACCGGGCCGTCCACGTCACGCGCACGAGCCTCCTCGACGAAGGGGCGACGTTGACCGAGGCGACACGAACCCTCGCCGACGCGTTCGACCTCGCCGTCGACCTCCTTCCGATGAGCGACGACCCCGTCGCCACCATCGTCCACACCGACGCGGGCGCGATGCATTTCCAGGAGTACTGGGTCGCCCGCCGCGCCGACCCGCCCGTCGAGGACGTGGAGTTTAGAGGATCGAAGACGGCCGAGCCGACGGTCGCCGTCCGCGACGCCCTCGACGCGCCGGTCGTAATCGGCCCCTCGAACCCGGTGACGAGCGTCGGCCCGATCCGCGCGCTCCCCGGCGTCGACGACGCCCTCGCCGAGACGCCCGTGGTCGCCGTCTCCCCCTTTATCGAGGACGAGGCGTTCTCCGGCCCCGTGGCCGCCCTCATGCGCGGCGTCGGCCTCGACCCTTCGACCGCCGGCGTCGCCGACGCCTACCCCTTCGTCGACGCGTTCGTCCTCGACACCGACGATGGCACCGACCTCGACCGCCCGGTCGTCCACACGGACACCCGGATCGACGGCGCGGCGGACGCCCGCCGGGTCGTCGACGCCGTCGCGACGGCGCTGGCGGAGGTGACCTGA
- a CDS encoding proteasome assembly chaperone family protein — protein MIGIDVLTDDVRLNEPTLVEGLPGVGLVGKLAADHLVETFGMVHYANVHCDGLAPVTTYATGDRSLTTPVRLYADAERDLLVLQSDVPVSPAAALEFAECLGGWSVDAEVASIYLSGIGRERDEEATPALYGVTAGGGGERLTDAGIDPPTESGLISGPTGALLSHALRTDAVAVGLVVEATPGFPDPEASAHLLENGVGPLLGTEIPVAELVDHAGEIRAAKRRLAERMEGTEETSSQARPLGMYQ, from the coding sequence ATGATCGGAATCGACGTGCTCACCGACGACGTACGGCTGAACGAACCGACGCTGGTCGAGGGGTTGCCGGGCGTTGGCCTGGTGGGAAAACTCGCGGCCGACCATCTGGTCGAGACGTTCGGGATGGTCCACTACGCCAACGTCCACTGTGACGGGCTGGCGCCGGTGACGACGTACGCGACCGGCGACCGATCGCTGACGACGCCGGTTCGGCTGTACGCCGACGCGGAACGGGACTTGCTGGTCCTCCAGAGCGACGTGCCCGTCTCGCCGGCGGCGGCACTGGAGTTCGCGGAGTGTCTGGGCGGGTGGAGCGTGGACGCCGAGGTGGCGTCCATCTATCTCAGCGGGATCGGACGGGAACGCGACGAGGAGGCGACGCCGGCGCTTTACGGCGTCACGGCCGGTGGCGGGGGCGAGCGACTGACCGACGCCGGCATCGATCCGCCGACGGAGTCGGGGCTGATCTCGGGGCCGACGGGCGCGCTCCTGAGCCACGCGCTCCGCACCGACGCCGTGGCCGTCGGCCTCGTCGTCGAGGCCACGCCGGGGTTCCCGGACCCGGAGGCGTCGGCCCACCTCCTCGAAAACGGCGTCGGCCCGTTGCTCGGAACCGAAATTCCGGTGGCCGAACTCGTCGACCACGCGGGGGAGATCCGGGCGGCCAAGCGCCGCCTCGCCGAACGGATGGAAGGAACGGAGGAGACGAGTTCGCAGGCTCGCCCGCTCGGAATGTATCAGTGA
- the dnaK gene encoding molecular chaperone DnaK: MASNKILGIDLGTTNSAFAVMEGGDPEIIVNGEGDRTTPSVVAFTDDDERLVGKPAKNQAVQNPERTIQSIKRHMGEENYTVDVGDDEYTPEQISAMILQKIKRDAEEYLGDDVEKAVITVPAYFNDRQRQATKDAGEIAGFEVERIVNEPTAASMAYGLDDESDQTVLVFDLGGGTFDVSVLDLGGGVYEVVATNGDNDLGGDDWDQAIIDHLAEEFESDHGVDLREDRQALQRLKDAAEEAKVELSSRKETDINLPFITATDSGPIHLETSLTRAKFESLTSDLVERTVAPTEQALEDAGYTRDDIDEVILVGGSTRMPQIQEKVEDLVGQSPKKNVNPDEAVALGAAIQGGVLGGEVDDIVLLDVTPLSLGIEVKGGLFERLIEKNTTIPTEESKIFTTAADNQTMVQVRVFQGEREIAEENELLGEFQLTGIPPAPAGTPQIEVGFNIDENGIVNVEAEDKGSGNAESITIEGGAGLSDEQIEQMQEEAEEHAEEDQQRRERIEARNEAESSIQRAETLLEENEENVDDDLQESIEDAIAEVEETLDDDDATTEDLQGVTEALTEELQEIGKQMYQQQAQAGAGGAGADPGGMGGMGGAGPGGAGPGGADAADDEYVDADFEEKDDEDDA; the protein is encoded by the coding sequence ATGGCGAGCAACAAAATTCTGGGTATCGACCTCGGGACCACGAACAGCGCGTTCGCGGTGATGGAGGGAGGCGACCCGGAGATCATCGTGAACGGTGAGGGCGACCGAACCACGCCGTCCGTCGTCGCCTTTACCGACGACGACGAGCGGCTCGTCGGCAAACCGGCGAAGAATCAGGCCGTCCAGAACCCCGAGCGCACGATCCAATCGATCAAGCGCCACATGGGAGAGGAGAACTACACCGTCGACGTCGGCGACGACGAGTACACGCCGGAGCAGATTTCGGCGATGATCCTCCAGAAGATCAAGCGGGACGCGGAGGAGTACCTCGGCGACGACGTGGAGAAGGCCGTCATCACCGTCCCGGCGTACTTCAACGACCGCCAGCGGCAGGCGACGAAGGACGCGGGCGAGATCGCGGGCTTCGAGGTCGAGCGCATCGTCAACGAGCCGACGGCGGCGTCGATGGCCTACGGCCTCGACGACGAGTCCGACCAGACCGTCCTCGTCTTCGACCTCGGGGGCGGGACGTTCGACGTGAGCGTCCTCGACCTCGGGGGCGGCGTCTACGAAGTCGTCGCCACGAACGGGGACAACGACCTCGGGGGCGACGACTGGGACCAGGCGATCATCGACCACCTCGCCGAGGAGTTCGAGAGCGACCACGGCGTCGACCTCCGCGAGGACCGACAGGCGCTCCAGCGGCTGAAAGACGCCGCCGAAGAGGCCAAGGTCGAACTCTCCTCGCGCAAGGAGACGGACATCAACCTGCCCTTCATCACCGCGACCGACAGCGGGCCGATCCACCTCGAAACGTCGCTCACCCGCGCGAAGTTCGAGTCGCTGACGAGTGACCTCGTCGAGCGCACCGTCGCGCCGACGGAACAGGCCCTCGAGGACGCGGGCTATACGAGAGACGACATCGACGAGGTGATCCTCGTCGGCGGGTCGACCCGGATGCCTCAGATCCAGGAGAAAGTCGAGGATCTCGTGGGGCAGTCGCCGAAGAAAAACGTCAACCCGGACGAGGCGGTCGCGCTGGGCGCGGCGATCCAGGGTGGCGTTCTCGGCGGCGAAGTCGACGACATCGTCCTGCTGGACGTGACGCCGCTCTCGCTCGGTATCGAGGTCAAGGGCGGCCTGTTCGAGCGGCTGATCGAGAAAAACACCACGATCCCGACCGAGGAGTCGAAGATATTCACGACCGCCGCGGACAACCAGACGATGGTGCAGGTCCGGGTGTTCCAGGGCGAGCGTGAAATCGCGGAGGAAAACGAGCTGCTCGGCGAGTTCCAGCTGACGGGCATCCCGCCCGCACCGGCCGGAACACCGCAGATCGAAGTCGGCTTCAACATCGACGAGAACGGCATCGTCAACGTCGAGGCCGAGGACAAGGGGTCGGGCAACGCCGAATCCATCACCATCGAGGGTGGCGCCGGCCTCTCCGACGAGCAGATCGAGCAGATGCAGGAGGAAGCCGAGGAACACGCCGAAGAAGACCAGCAGCGCCGCGAGCGGATCGAGGCGCGAAACGAGGCCGAGAGTTCGATCCAGCGGGCCGAAACCCTGCTGGAAGAAAACGAGGAAAACGTCGACGACGACCTCCAGGAGTCCATCGAGGACGCCATCGCGGAAGTCGAGGAGACGCTCGACGACGACGACGCGACGACCGAGGACCTCCAGGGCGTCACCGAGGCGCTCACCGAGGAGCTCCAGGAGATCGGCAAGCAGATGTACCAGCAACAGGCCCAGGCCGGTGCGGGCGGCGCAGGTGCCGACCCCGGCGGCATGGGTGGCATGGGCGGTGCCGGTCCGGGCGGTGCGGGCCCCGGCGGCGCCGATGCCGCGGACGACGAGTACGTCGACGCCGACTTCGAGGAGAAAGACGACGAGGACGACGCGTAA